One Coffea eugenioides isolate CCC68of chromosome 2, Ceug_1.0, whole genome shotgun sequence genomic window, TACCAGGTGAGAAGTTGAAAAGCGAAAGCATTTTTTAGTAGCAACATGGTCATTGACTGTTCTTTTAATGAGATTTTCTCCTCCTTTGCAAGTGTCTAGTTATTTATCCACATGATTGTTGATTTTCAACTGCACTTCTGTAGTCCCGCTGTTTATACCTGGCAAAGCAAACCTGGTTCTCACTTTTGctttgtagattttttttttttgggcataGTTTTGGTTTTCCTGAAAGATGGTTTTCCTGAAATCTTTCAGTGGGCCTATGGCCCTTTCCTTCTATTGACATTGAACAAAGCGTGCACTCATTATTACAAACCataaatttattttaatgttgGGGTTGagcagctttttttttttttcttttaatctttgATCAGCTCGTGTACTAGTTCTGAACTGGAAACAAGATTTACACACTAGTGTCCTGTGTGCAGCTTTTGACAGATTTGGTGAACCTTTTGACAGATGTGAACCTGTTGAAGTAGTAGTAGTAAATTAGTTTCAGTGAATCACTTTTTTGCAATAAGCTTTTTTCATTCAGTTGTTAATTTCTATATCTGCTGATGATATCAGAAATCTTAATTCTTGGTTGTGGGAGGCATATCCAGCCAGTAAGTCCTGGCCTTCGGCAATTTATTCGGTCTACTGGCATGAAACTTGAAGCAATTGATTCGGTAAGTGTACTGCATTGGTTTTCTTACAGATGGTAAATTTCCATTTGTAAACTTGTTCTGGTTTCATAGTAAATGCAGATGGATTTAATCGATGATTGATAAAGATTATACAATCAGGCTTAATGCGAACTCATTATAACtcatgaatttcttcaaatgTTCATTCATACAACCAGCACCCTTGCAGATTTCATGTGTTTATATCTACATCTTTTAACAAGATTGTATCTGGATGTTTTGCTTGCATTCTACAGTGCCTTCCAGTATGAGTTTTGTGCTTCCTTGATGTCTTAATATCTGTAACATGCATAGAAGCGCTGTCTGTGGACATAGAGACTTGGCTCATATCTTGATGACTTAGCCTTTTGTGTATCTCAATCGACTTGAACCGGCAGTAGTTTATTCTTGTCAACAGGTATCTTGGAaggaaaacatctagtcaccGTATTATGaatgaccaactagtatttataggagtacaaatCTAAccaactatttacaagaatacccttactaatattatctacaagaatactgATATTTTCCTAACACTCCCCttcaagttggagcatatatatcataaacACCCAACTTGTTACAAATGTATTTCACCTTAGAACCCCCTAAACTCTTGGTAAGCAAATCAGCTAATTGATTTACAGATGGTACATGAGATGCCTTGGTGACTCCGTCAAGCAATTTCTCTCGAATGAAgtgacaatcaacttcaatatgttttgtcctttcaTGAAACACTGGATTAGATGCAATATGGACAGCCGCCtgattatcacacactaaattcataggctgtttatgctcaaatccaatttcaagtaacatgctcttcaaccaaaccaactcacacacagtgtgagccatagcgcggtattcagattctgcacttgatctggagacaactgtttgcttcttactcttccacgacactaaattaccaccaacaaacacacaatatCCTGTGGTCGATCTTCGATCTGAGGCAGAACCAGCCCAATCTGCATCACTATATCCTTCAATATCAGTGTGTCCATGATTTTGATACAGCAACCCTTTTTCAGGAGCACTCTTAAGATACCTGAGAATTCGTATAACAGCATCCCAATGACTAGTACGAGGGgtatcaagaaattgactcacaacactcactgcaaacgaaatgtcaggtctcgttacagtgagataatttaatttacccaCAAGTTTTTGATATTGCCTAGGATCATCAAGTAATGCACCTTGATCTCCTACTAATTTCACATTGGGATCCATAGGAGTATACATAGGTCGGCAACCTAACATCCCAACTTCACTCAACATATCGAGTACATATTTcctttgacataaataaatcTCATATTTAGACCGAGCTAcctcaatacccaaaaaataCTGTAGATGATCTAAATCCTCTGTCTGAAAGTTTGCCTGCAGATTGGATTTAAATTTCTGGATCCCCACAACATCATCACCTGTAAtcacaatatcatccacataaacaactaataaaattttaccagcATTAGAATGCCGATAAAATACAGAGTGATCTACACCACATCTTGTCAGACCGAACTCCATGACAACACTACTAAATCGGCCAAACTAGGCCCTCggagactgtttcaatccatacaaggattttttcaaacaaCAAACCAACCGCGGATTCTCCCCCTGAACAACAAATCCAAGAGGTTGTTCCATGTATACCTCTTCTTCCAAATCACCAtgcaaaaatgcatttttcacatccaactGATGCAATGGCTAATTATAAGTGACTGCTAAAGAGATAAGAAGACGAACAGAGGTAATCTTTGCAACAGGAGAAAATGTTTCGAAGTAGTCGATTCCATACACCTGAGCAAATACTTTAGCTACCAGACGAGCcttcaatctatcaatagaaccattaggttgtacttttatagtgtacacccatttacaaccaacaacCGGCTTACCAGAAGGAAGAGGAACAAGATCCCAAGTACCATTTTTCTCCAAAGCAAGCATCTCTTCTTGCATAGCTAATCTCCAACCAGGATCATTGAGAGCATGCGTAATAGACTTAGGAATGGATACCGAATCAAgggaagcaacaaaagaaaaatatgacagagagagacgagaataagagacaaaattagaaataggatgaGAAGTACAATGTCTCTTACCTTTACGTAAAGCAATAGGAAGATCTGACTCACAGGAGGGCGTCAtacttggatttgaagattgagagtTAATTGGTGAAGTGCGTAGCATATCAGGAGCTTTCTCAACCATAGAACGACGAGAATAAACTTGAAGATTAGGACGAGATAATCGAGTTGTGGAATCTGGTGAACTAGATAACTCACGTAATAAAGGTGAAGGGACCGGCAAAACAGGAGAAGGAAAAGAGGAACACTGGTCTAACTCACAAGACATACCTTGCTTCATAAAATAAGGAGTGGATTCAAAGAAAGTAACATCATCACAAGTGAAAATATGATTTAAAATTGGACTGTAACATCTATACCTCTTTTGCTCTCGTGCATATCCTAAGAAAATACACTTAATGGCACGAGAATCTAATTTATCCACCCCGAGAGCAAGCTGATGAACAAAACACACACACCCAAAAATACGATGAGGTAATTTAAACACAGATTCATGAGAAAAAAGAACGGAGTGAGGTAATTGGCCTTCAAGAATATTAGATGACAtgcgattaattaaataacatgcagttagaactgcatcactccaaaattgtttGGGCACATTCATGTGCAACATAAGTGTCCGAGCAACCTCAATTAAgtgtccaatttttctttcagcaaCTCCATTCTATTGTGGAGTGTGAGGACAAGAGAACTAATGAATAATACCGGACTTAGTCATGAAGGTATTAAAAGGAGtgaaaaaatattctttcgcatTATCACTGCGAAGTATACGTACAGGCACACCaaattgattttttatttctgtaacaaatgcacaaaaaatggaatatagttctgaacgatctttcattaaataaagccatgtaactcttgaaaaatcatcaacaaagattacaaaatatttaaagcCTAACTTTGAAGCGACTCGATTAGGACCCCAAACATCAGAATGAACTAGCATAAAGGGTTCAGAAACCcgtttattgactctaggagcaAAAGAAACACGATGATACTTTCCTAACTGACAAGACTCACATTCTAACGAAAACAACAGACTCAAAGTAGGAActaactttttcaaattttgtaaagaCGAATGACCCAAAcgacagtgaatttcaagaggagaaacAGTAGCAGGACATGCAATCGGACCATTGaagttgagaaaataaagacCATTATGCTCATACCCTCCACCAATCGTTCTCTTTGTCTTCAAATCCTGAATGACAACGAAATCAGGAGAAAAAGTAATTGAACACTGTAGAGATTTAGTGAGATTACTAACAGACATTAGATTAAATGGTAAAGTGGGTACGTAAAGAACAGAAGAAAACGGAAGAGATGGGTTAACTTCTACAGTGCCTAGTCCTTTAATTTTAGTGGTAGATCCATCAGCTAAAGTAACATGAGGAAAGGAAGTAGACTCTTGAAAACTAGAAAATTTTTTAGAGGTACCTGACATATGATTAGTAGCCCCGGAGTCAATAATCCATGAGTCATTACCTTTTGTGCTAAAGAAGCAGAGGGAAGAGATGTGTGATTTGTAGTTTGGTACtgtaggaatttaacataatATTCTTCGGATATACTAACAGTTTTCTGGGACCCATGTGCTGAAGAACTTGATTCAACTTGGTCAGTGGTAACCCCATTAGCAAAACTTTCAACTATAGTGAATAGCACTTCAAACAAAACAGCAATCAGAATTCGCGATGAACAGTGCACCGTGAACAGTGCGCGTGAATAGTACCGTGTGAACAGTGCGCGATGAACAGTATCGCGTCAAGACTTTTACTAGATGTTTAACCCTAACCCTAGGACTTTAGCACTTCACCCCTCTCATGttctagctctgataccatgtcaacaggtattttgggaggaaaacatctagtcatcgtattatgagtgaccaactagtatttataagagtacaaacctaaccaattatttacaagaatacccttactaatattatctacaagaatactgATATTCTCCTAACAATTCTTAGACAGCAAATTTTGGTGAAGCATTTTTTGTCGATTTTTGCTTCTCTTCTGCACTTGTGTTGGCCTGGCATAAATTTTTCTAGGTTCTTATGTTCCTCATATGGCAGAGAAATGCTGCATCAACATATAATATTTTGAATGAAGAAGGAAGGATTGTTGCTGCTGCGCTTCTTCCTTATGGGGTGGAGGACTAGGACATGCACCTAATGTTTGCGACTAAATGTTTCTCCTTTGCCTTTAGATGTAAACGTGGGAGCAGCCTCTGTTCAATCTTCATCAGAGTGATACAAGCATTATTGTCTGTTTTAAATCAACCAGACGCGCCTGGACGAATTGACAGTTGTGAGAGCATTGGCTTGTTCCGTGTCATCCATTCCTAATGCTGGTCTCCAACAGAAGATTTTACGTATACATGTTCTTTGTACTTTTTTCTGACAGAACGCAATGACAAGTCTAATAATTACGCTGCTTCTAAGAAGTTTGACATGCTATCGtacaaaaactcattttctttAGGCAATTTCTTCCTATTCTTCCGTTTCTTCGCTTGACTGAGTTGATTGCTTGTTTGTATCTGGGATACATTTGGCTTTTGTAACATTGAGAAGATGGCATCAGGACAGTGGTATTATCCTGTATTTTGGGCTCGTCCCAtgttttttctgtttaataacTATGGAATGAAGCTGTGCTTCATTGACGATTACTTGCACATGCTGATTGCATCTTAAAGCATTCAATTGATTTCATCCTGCCGCTTTTAGAGTTCTAAACATTTTTGCTAGTGACAATGCTTTTGCAAGGTAAGCTACTCTTGTTTGCTTGTTTCGCGTGTTCAAGGTGCTGAAGCGATAAGGTTGCAGGCAACATTGTCAAGGGGCTAACTAGGCTGGCACTGTCTTCTTGGGTGGGCTGATAGTTACTAGAGATCAAATCCCAATAATCTCGAGACCACGAATTGCCCAAATGAAACCAGCTCAAGGGTTTCCAGCCTTGCCTTTTCCTTTGGGATGAAACTCTGGCTCTAGGCTTATGGAATAAAGAAAACTGAGACTTTGCAGGAAGGATTTATTGCTGAACAACATGGTACTAATATGCAAACTCACTTAAAAATTATGTTAATATGTGATTTCGTAAACTTACTGATCCCTGTTCACAATCATATGTTTCGGTTGCCATTTTCTGCTAAAAGAACCTATTAATTTCCCTCAAGAATTTATTTCTATCCAACAAAATCTTTCTCCAGATAGACCTGGAAATCTAAGCAGCCAAACTTGGACTCAAATGAAAAAGGCACTAGAAAACATGGAAACTTTCTGGAAGCATCAAATCTCGACATTTTGAGCTCATCAAACAAAATCAACTAAAACCAATACTGTAAATTATACAGCTTCAGTTAAGGTGATAAGATAAACCTAAGCAGTTGTCTTCATCTTAGGAGCTGCACCACTTGAGTAAACCGGGTGAATTTCATGACCCTCCTTGGGCTCAACATGCACCCACTTACGTCCAGTCAGTTTATGTCGTTCAAACTTAACACATCCTTCTTTTAAAGCAAAAAGCGTGTGATCTTTCCCCATTCCAACGTAATCACCAGGATGGAAACGGGTTCCCCGTTGTCGAACAATGATATTTCCCGGGATCACCCTCTGCCATTATCAAAAGGTTCCAATTAGAATTATGAATGAATCATGAGGCTATGTACAACTAGCATTTCAGTCATATAAGTCAAACAAAGTGATCTGACCTCTCCACCAAATTTCTTCACACCGAGATTTTTGGGTTTAGAGTCTCGCCCATTCTTGGTTGATCCAGCAGTCTTTTTGGTAGCCCATCGCCTGAATACCAAGCTTAAGCCGTCTCCAGATGCATCTACAATTTTTATATGCATTAATCATATCTAATCTCCATTGCACGTATCAATATTTGAGATAGTGTTAAACCTAACCACTCACAAGTAAGGTAAAAATTTTACCGGTTGCAGAACTGTAGACAGGAGTACTGGTGATTACTTCTCTGATGGTCAACCTCCTAAACAGGGATCCAGTAATGTTCATCATACTTCTAactgaaagagaaagaaaaacctGGTGCCAAAAAGGAGGTTGTTCAGACGAATTAAAAATAGACCAAAACATACTCATGAGTGGTAAAACTACAAGCGAACATCAAGcctaagaaaaatgaaaatgctcaAGTTCTTGCATTGAAAATCATGGATACAAGGAACCAGTTGCAGAGAAACACAACAAAATCGATTGGAAAAATGTCAATTAAATCCATTCAGGATCCATAATACATCCGCAATCAAGATCTGCAACAGACAACGGTGCGAAGGTATACAGACAGCAACGCATCATATAGCATCCTCAGCATATAACATCCTGTTAATTTGCAAAAATACAAGTCCAACATGCTCAATAGGAATCCTCTCTGTACGGTGGTATGCTAGAGAAAAAGATGCCGTTTCAACTTCCAGTTCGGCGTTGTTAAGAAAGAGACGGTTTTGCAGTTCTAATACACTCTAAAGGATACAGCATGGACCACATTCTAATCCTATTACATCAGCTTGATCCTAACTTCTGTTGGATCAACCTAATTACAAGTGCATAAGTATTGCAATGACTAAATCCTAAGTCAAAAACAGTTTCTCTTTCTACACTAAAATCAAACAAAGGTTGTGTAAAAACACAGtcaacaagagaaaagaagCGAATAAAGAGTAAATGCGTCAAATGAAAATACTCTGTCACTTAGCAATGCACTCCCACTAAAATCAACTAATATTCAACTAATGACAGCAGTCAAGAAAGGAAGATTATACAATAAAAATTTCCCAATTTTACTAAACAGAGCAAAGCCCAAATCCTGATGACAACCCCATAATTAGATAACTATTATACTGTGAAGAAGTAACAAAAAAGTTACAAATTTGGGTCAGTAGTGATAAAAGATGCACGCATCACTttattggggaaaaaaaaagccTTCACTTGTATCTCATTTTAAAACTGTCTCGCCCCCTAAATCCTACATACTCCCAAAACCCTTTACTAGGGTTAATCAATAATAGTATTAATCAAGCTCAAATTTTTTATGGGTCACTCCACATGTTAATCCAAGATGCAATCTTCTTCAGAAAGGGGCAAAAAAACTTAAATGACTGAAAGGTATGGGTTGAAGGAGAAGGACAAGATAGCGGAGAGGAAATAAGCATACCACGGTACCGGAGGGGCTCAGTCCGGAAAGACTTCGACAGGGCTTGACGAGGAGagggaaggaagaaaagggTTTTAGGTAGCATAAGGGTCTGTTTGCCGCTTGCGTTTTCTGCTCCGAAGCTAGAAGAAATCGGGTTCGGGTCATGTTTACATTTTATTTATACGTATATGCGTGTGCAATTGTgcatgtatatgtatgtatatatgtatgtacgTACATATAATAATCTACTATTTTtggaggtatttttaaaatattttattataacaatatatatgaaaaatttttactattgatattttttgtgttgtttttaggatatattttggagtatttttaaagtttaaaaactttttaggatatttttaaaaaattaacacTGCCACCCGTCACTGCCACCACCCCTCCTTCCTCTCTGTTCCCATCTTCCtcttctctctttctcctccTTCCCTCCTCCCCCCAAATCTGGCCTCGACCAAATCACGGAAGGTCGCACGACATTTTAGTCGCGACCTGGTAGCGATCAGATCGAGGCCTCTGGTCACACGATCTAGTCGCAACGAGATCGTGACTAAAAGGTTGCTCAACCTTCCGTGATCTGGTCGAAGCCAGATCGGGGGGAAGCGAGAGAAGAGACGGATGTGGTGGGAAGGGAAGGGAAGCAGGAAGGGGGAAGGAGAGGAAAGAGGAGAAAAAAGAGGGAGGAAGAAGGGAATGGTAGTGGTGATTTACAAGTATTCAGACAATTCATAGAATTATACTTGATTGGAGCATGTCATAATAATTATAGTGAAGGTAGTTTGCAAAAAGAATGTTGGGAAAGAATTAGATGAACtttaaaagatgaaaataaaggTGAATTTATGCAAAGACAATTGAAGAATGAATGGGattatttgaaacaaaaataCATAATTTGGGCAAAACTCCTTGGTAATACAATATAGGGAATATTACAAGCAACCATTTCTGATTTTCTTAAGTCGAATTTAGATGTTAGATGAATTATTGGATTGTAATACTTCTTTAATATGTTTCGTAATGCATTtcacatttttatatttatttgatttaaaaataattattgtcTTTTCCATACCTAACAATTTCAAGCTAATTAACTcacaggttttttttttttgaatgaaaagataGCAGGGAAATTGTACAATTTAACTTATTAAACATTCAGTTTTAGATGTTTGTCAAACACTATAGATAGATTAATATATTCATGTATTTCTTTTCAACACTTAATATAtactaaattaatttttttagcaCTCAAATTTTAGTATTTAGATTTACTTTTATCAAACGAGACCTTAATCCAACAACGATTCTTCTGTCATACCCTctttttcattcctttttttttctttttgctttttcatttgcttttcttcttccttATTTCTTATCTTATTCCTTTTGGACTTGTCTAATTCACTAGTTCTCTTGCATCTTAATTTACAACGAAAGATCGTTTCTCTTGATTCGAAAGATCCACTCAATAATTTAACTCTCTTATCTTTGTAACTCAATTTTTAATATCCAAAAAATTGCTAAAAATTTCTAATCTGCTAGAATCCAAGCTGCAAGTGATGCCCTCtgttttcaaactcggaccGGCCCGGCCGGTCGAACCGAGAATCGGCCAGTTTCCGGTCCGAGTTAACCCTAAAAATCGGAAAATTAAAAACTCGGTCAAACCAGGTCAAAAACTGGGTTTGACCCTGTttgaccagaaaaaaaaaaagaaccggGGCAGAAACTGTTTTGTCCATTTTGCTCCCCATTACTGTCCGTCCTTTGTTCAGTCAAATTCGCATTTACTATCAGCCTAAATTAAAACATGCTCATGCATGCCCTGACGTCAAATCAACTACTTTATTGTATTATAAgcagggataatttcaaaaacctccatctttttttttttacttttttttaaagttcaaaatatttttaatattatgttttgacccctaaGTTGTTAAAAgttattaatatacctcaaatatttcatactttataaatgttgtcttaaaatttggtgttattttcaattaagtccataattttaattctaaacttgttaatgctcattaaataatataaattgctacttgattattctaatttctttgtattttcttgttaaatatatttgaaacatcaaatatatatgaatatatcttTATTAATATAAACATGTTAGtaggtattttacatataatattttaatttttaaataatttttatttatgacgtcattcGGTTCAACCCCGATCGAACCCATTAACCCCTGACCCCTGGGTTCAATCAAGTCGATACCCGGTCTGGTTCTGAAAACATAAGTGATGCCTCGACCGCCGGTATAGATCGAGACTCTAAGGTAAAGCATTTTAGTACTACAACTAAATAGTGATTTTTCAATGAATATCTTGACATCTGACTTGCACGGATGAAAAGTTGTAGCCGCAAAGGTTTGACAGTATTGAGGATCTTAAATGACAACCACGATACTCCTTCAAGGTTGCTGGATTTTTCAAACTCAGATTACCCATGAAATTGGTTAACCAAAAAAAGGGAGGGGACATTGACGGCAAACTCACACCCttttttcattaattttgaCATTGATTGCAAATGTTTCTTGACAAAGGGAGGGGAAAAAGATGAAGCAATTTGATAGTTACCCataaatttttttagttttcaatTTTACCCCAACTATTTGTGCAAATATTTAATATCGTAAATTAATTTAGCAAAacaaaatatttcaatttgaaCAATCATTTCAATCCTTCACAAATTCAAATCCactaatccaaacacaaccttcgGAGATACGAGCGAAAACGTATCAACTTTCACTTCTTTTTGTGTCCTCTGAAAATTATGTTCCTTTTTAAGGTTGCTCAACCTTCCGTGATCTGGTCGAAGCCAGATCGGGGGGAAGCGAGGAGAGAGACGGATGTGGTGGGAAAGGAAGgggagaaggaaaaaggaggagTAAGGGGGAAGGAGAGGAAAGAACAGAAAAGAGAGGGAGGAAGGAGGGAATGATAGTGGTAGTGGTAGCCGATAGTAGTGATAgatagaagaagaagatggtgcatatttttttttaaaaaatttgtttgtATATTTGAAGTTATTTTTAATATTGTATGGACGTAGTATTTTTagagttatttttatttgcatACTATTATAACATTACATATGAAAAGTTTGATGTTCAAAAAATGAGGAATCGAAACAGAGCCTTTGTGTTTTGATTGGATGGGTTATTAGTTTGACTAATATGTGAATATTTAAGTATTTGAAATAAACGTAGAAACACAAGATGATTTATATACGGTGGAAGTATTAATAAAATGTCCAATAATGCAtgtataaaaaaatatttatatagaTTAGACAAAACGTATTTAAGGACAAAATATGTAGATAACTATAACAGTGAAATCTTGAaataatatgtatatatgtttgaAATATCTATgagaatttcaatttcttaaatttcCTAAGGGAAATAGATGTATATTCAGCTTATATTTTAAATGGTTAGTTACAATTAATCCCCTTAAAGTATACTCTATTTCCCATTTTACCTCATAACATTTTTTTCGTCTCACTTTATTTCCTATCAGACAAAATTACCCTTCTATTATTTTaaactcttattttttttctcttttatttttttctttccccttttttcctcatttattttctttgtccctttctttaattcttccTGTTTCCCACAAGAAATTTCATCTTAGTGattgaagttaaaaaaaaaagaggaattgtagagatctattttcttctcaaatgattacaaaatattcaaaacCTTAGGAGCGTAAACACCTAAATTTTAaaacttgtttgattattttaaagAGTTTGGaattttgttcaaatttggCTTGCTTATTTATTTAATCGAGTTTGAATGAACTTTTTATCGAATTTGAATATTATCAAACATAAAATACTGTTTAAATTTGGTTTAATTAGTTGACGAACCAAATTCGAACGAACTCTTACTAAGTCAAGCTTGATTCGAATATTAAGTAATTTGATTCATCTTTCAGCCCTACACTTACCCAAAATACTATCTTTTAACGTTTCAACTCTTTTGCCTTTTCTCCTTTGaattctagtttctcattttattttcaagaaaatatcacAAGATGAATTTGTGACCTAATTATTAATCATTAATTGTAATTTGCGATACATGACATTGTacaaaagatcaaaattagcttttgatgccttttaaaGTTTCATTCAAAAATGCAATTACAAACTCAAGATAAAATTTTCCGTTGAGATGGAGGTTTTTGGGGAAGAATAGAAGAGAGAAGACagaagaaatagaaaaaaaagagaaagaaatgagggaagaaagaaggacaaataaaaagttaaaataattGAAGGGTAATGTTATCCTACAGGGATGGTTAAGTgatataaattaaaaattaggAGGTAAAGTGAGAAATGGGGTACACATTAAGGGGATTAACTGTTATTAACCCTATTTCTAATGATGTTTAGATATATGCCATAATATCTATTCATGGTGTAACAAAAATTAGTTAAA contains:
- the LOC113761992 gene encoding uncharacterized protein LOC113761992 translates to MMNITGSLFRRLTIREVITSTPVYSSATDASGDGLSLVFRRWATKKTAGSTKNGRDSKPKNLGVKKFGGERVIPGNIIVRQRGTRFHPGDYVGMGKDHTLFALKEGCVKFERHKLTGRKWVHVEPKEGHEIHPVYSSGAAPKMKTTA